The following are encoded in a window of Qipengyuania soli genomic DNA:
- a CDS encoding MAPEG family protein, translating into MAVVLPVTLTAAAAAAVINIWLGVRVGQMRVKHKVSIGDDAGGPLTARMRAQLNFVENTAFVLVLVAAIELAGRGNPWLSWVVAIYMLGRLAHAFGMDGGSLGKGRSIGIMITMLTQLGLSVVAVLIVLGAM; encoded by the coding sequence ATGGCCGTAGTCCTGCCAGTTACGCTTACCGCCGCAGCCGCAGCCGCAGTCATCAACATCTGGCTCGGTGTCAGGGTCGGCCAGATGCGCGTGAAGCACAAGGTTTCAATCGGTGACGACGCCGGCGGTCCGCTGACCGCCCGCATGCGCGCCCAGCTCAATTTCGTCGAGAACACCGCCTTCGTCCTCGTCCTGGTCGCAGCCATAGAACTGGCCGGTCGCGGCAATCCGTGGCTTTCCTGGGTAGTTGCGATCTACATGCTGGGCAGGCTTGCCCACGCCTTCGGCATGGACGGCGGATCGCTCGGCAAGGGTCGTTCGATCGGGATCATGATCACTATGCTGACGCAGCTCGGCCTCTCGGTCGTGGCCGTCCTGATCGTCCTCGGCGCAATGTAA
- a CDS encoding MBL fold metallo-hydrolase: MTETPATPPMKAGIIPVTPLQQNCSLIWCTKTNRGALIDPGGDLDRLKAALKQTGVELEKILITHGHIDHCGEAGILAKELGVPIEGPHEADRFWISRLDEDGAKYGVNGQVFEPDRWLQDGDKVTVGELELEVIHCPGHTPGHVVFFHRPSKFAVVGDVLFQGSIGRTDFPMGNHQDLIDAITQKLWPLGNDVTFIPGHGPTSTFGRERQTNAFVSDYALQ; the protein is encoded by the coding sequence ATGACCGAAACCCCCGCGACCCCGCCCATGAAAGCCGGCATTATCCCGGTTACTCCGCTGCAGCAGAATTGCTCGCTGATCTGGTGCACCAAGACCAACAGGGGCGCGCTGATCGATCCGGGCGGCGATCTCGACCGGTTGAAGGCTGCGCTGAAGCAAACCGGGGTGGAACTCGAAAAGATTCTGATCACCCATGGTCACATCGACCACTGCGGCGAGGCGGGGATTCTTGCCAAGGAACTCGGCGTGCCGATCGAAGGGCCGCACGAGGCGGATCGCTTCTGGATCAGCCGCCTTGATGAGGATGGGGCAAAGTACGGCGTCAACGGGCAGGTATTCGAGCCTGATCGCTGGCTGCAGGACGGTGACAAGGTCACGGTGGGCGAGCTGGAGCTCGAGGTCATCCATTGTCCCGGACACACGCCCGGGCACGTGGTCTTCTTCCACCGCCCAAGCAAGTTTGCCGTGGTCGGCGACGTGCTTTTCCAGGGCAGCATCGGGCGGACCGATTTTCCGATGGGCAACCACCAGGACCTGATCGATGCCATCACCCAGAAGCTTTGGCCGCTGGGCAATGACGTGACCTTCATTCCCGGCCATGGCCCGACGAGCACCTTCGGGCGCGAGCGCCAGACCAATGCCTTCGTGAGCGATTACGCTCTCCAGTAA
- a CDS encoding LexA family transcriptional regulator, translated as MEDISRSEQHARGRLQDLARRSGASLAGLSRMIGRNPAYLQQYVTRGSPRHLDEPDLRKIAEFLGVSTRLIETRRFDDTRLDAPTQRRAALAEYAAAGIDDWVEVQRLPLDASAGPGAFSAEEISFDSFRFSRRWLREMGLEGADLTAIRVEGDSMEPLLRSGDEIFVDRNKRAGEGVHVVRIGDALHVKQVQARGPGHIALISANDAYAPIELARDEVEVIGRVVWKGGRV; from the coding sequence ATGGAAGACATCTCACGCAGCGAACAACATGCCCGGGGGCGATTGCAGGACCTGGCGCGCAGGAGCGGCGCCAGCCTCGCAGGCCTGTCGCGCATGATCGGTCGCAATCCGGCCTATCTCCAGCAGTATGTGACGCGTGGTAGCCCGCGCCATCTCGACGAGCCAGACCTGCGCAAGATTGCTGAATTTCTTGGAGTTTCGACCCGTCTCATCGAAACCCGCCGGTTCGACGATACCCGCCTCGACGCGCCTACGCAGCGCCGCGCCGCCCTGGCCGAGTATGCCGCTGCCGGGATCGATGACTGGGTCGAGGTCCAGCGCCTCCCGCTCGATGCATCCGCAGGGCCGGGGGCGTTTTCTGCGGAGGAAATTTCCTTCGACAGCTTCCGCTTTTCGCGCCGCTGGTTGCGTGAGATGGGGCTCGAAGGTGCCGACCTCACTGCGATCCGCGTGGAAGGGGACAGCATGGAGCCTTTGTTGCGGAGCGGCGACGAAATCTTCGTCGACCGCAACAAGCGCGCGGGCGAGGGAGTGCATGTCGTGCGCATCGGTGACGCGCTCCACGTCAAGCAGGTTCAGGCGCGCGGCCCGGGCCACATCGCCCTGATCAGCGCCAACGACGCCTATGCCCCCATCGAACTTGCGCGCGATGAGGTCGAGGTTATCGGTCGGGTTGTATGGAAGGGCGGGCGCGTCTGA
- a CDS encoding TonB-dependent receptor has protein sequence MRRLLLAAILGAVAVPAFAQDLENQEIMVTATRIEQDDYSDDMPAVGLRRPADFLVQTVAIRGDTRDPKQRSKEIRTMLADAIRRADKAGVELAYGDYVLTRLTAQNAEEITLQSDNRPDSERVVFLVKAKLAGTQSGGSAQAQIARYIESVPEVGRAQMDEWGDSSLSIVGPDGYRPAIAIAIAEDANAMASRMGQGYAVEVEGLNMPVQWAKAGPGEVLLYIPYKLTIVPRP, from the coding sequence ATGCGCCGACTGCTCCTGGCTGCCATACTCGGGGCCGTCGCTGTCCCCGCTTTCGCACAGGACCTCGAAAACCAGGAAATCATGGTCACCGCCACGCGGATCGAGCAGGATGACTACTCGGACGACATGCCTGCGGTCGGTTTGCGCCGACCGGCAGACTTCCTTGTCCAGACAGTGGCAATTCGCGGCGATACGCGCGACCCGAAGCAGCGGAGCAAGGAAATCCGCACCATGCTGGCTGATGCGATAAGGCGGGCCGACAAGGCCGGGGTCGAGCTGGCCTATGGCGACTACGTGCTGACCCGACTGACTGCGCAGAATGCCGAGGAGATCACGCTCCAGTCCGACAACCGTCCGGACAGCGAACGCGTAGTCTTTCTGGTGAAGGCGAAACTTGCTGGCACGCAGAGCGGCGGGTCGGCGCAGGCGCAGATTGCCCGGTACATCGAATCCGTTCCCGAAGTCGGTCGAGCGCAGATGGACGAATGGGGCGACAGCTCGCTCTCTATCGTCGGGCCGGACGGCTACCGCCCCGCCATAGCGATTGCGATCGCCGAAGATGCCAACGCCATGGCATCACGCATGGGCCAAGGCTACGCCGTCGAGGTCGAGGGATTGAACATGCCCGTCCAATGGGCAAAGGCTGGACCGGGCGAGGTCCTGCTCTACATTCCCTACAAGTTGACGATCGTCCCCCGCCCCTGA
- a CDS encoding D-2-hydroxyacid dehydrogenase: MTKAVLSALIRPLVEPRLPEWIEPLWFMSKEQALQFAPEAEIGWFDLNEKEPMVEIAKAATNLKWMNSIYAGLDFMPLDLLKERGVVVTNGVGINAITIAEYVVMLMLAHAKGYREVVRAQERHEWLLDSPGKRELSGERVLLLGMGAIGSLIKTRLEAFDMKVIPVRRSGSDGALRPGEWREKLGEFDWVVLAVPSTPETRHMIGEIELAAMRPNAVLVNIARGDVVDQDALVSALEKKSIEAALLDVTDPEPLPADHPLWDLDNAQVTMHLSGRAQTKMFQRSADRFVENLERWQRGEPVWPQLDLDLGY; this comes from the coding sequence ATGACCAAAGCCGTCCTTTCAGCCCTGATCCGCCCGCTGGTCGAACCGCGCCTGCCGGAATGGATCGAGCCACTGTGGTTCATGAGCAAGGAACAGGCGCTGCAATTCGCGCCCGAGGCGGAGATCGGCTGGTTCGACCTCAACGAGAAGGAACCGATGGTCGAGATCGCCAAGGCGGCGACCAATCTCAAGTGGATGAACTCGATCTACGCAGGCCTCGATTTCATGCCGCTCGACCTGCTCAAGGAACGCGGAGTGGTGGTGACCAATGGCGTCGGCATCAACGCGATCACCATCGCCGAATATGTCGTGATGCTGATGCTGGCCCATGCCAAGGGCTATCGCGAAGTGGTCCGCGCGCAAGAGCGGCACGAGTGGCTGCTGGACAGCCCAGGCAAGCGCGAACTTTCCGGCGAGCGTGTCCTGCTGCTCGGCATGGGGGCCATCGGTTCGCTCATCAAGACGCGGCTCGAGGCCTTCGACATGAAGGTGATCCCGGTTCGCCGATCGGGCAGTGATGGGGCGCTACGCCCCGGCGAGTGGCGCGAGAAACTGGGCGAGTTCGACTGGGTCGTGCTGGCGGTCCCCTCGACCCCCGAAACCCGCCACATGATCGGCGAGATCGAACTTGCCGCGATGCGACCGAACGCCGTGCTCGTGAACATCGCCCGTGGCGACGTGGTCGACCAGGATGCGCTGGTTTCGGCGCTGGAAAAGAAGTCGATCGAAGCTGCCCTGCTCGACGTTACCGATCCGGAACCGCTGCCCGCCGACCACCCCTTGTGGGATCTCGACAATGCGCAGGTCACCATGCACCTGTCGGGCCGCGCGCAGACCAAGATGTTCCAGCGCAGCGCCGACCGCTTCGTCGAGAATCTCGAACGGTGGCAGAGGGGCGAGCCGGTCTGGCCCCAACTCGACCTCGACCTCGGTTACTGA
- a CDS encoding RES family NAD+ phosphorylase produces the protein MRLWRLTRAPFVALDGAGPQRHGARYSSPGRPVVNFASEAGLAVLVALRYLPEDRAERATDYLLGWTDVDAQPLRVPDDEGEVAVRAWVDDWLDTGRSLLAAIPSRVLPEGDIVMMNPRHPDAVAIAPLKTRAFDFDACLHRPPMLDTYRSLP, from the coding sequence GTGAGGCTCTGGCGGCTCACCCGTGCGCCCTTCGTGGCGTTAGACGGGGCTGGGCCGCAGCGACACGGGGCGCGCTATTCCTCGCCCGGCAGGCCCGTGGTGAACTTCGCTTCCGAAGCTGGTCTCGCGGTGCTGGTGGCGCTGCGCTACCTGCCCGAAGACAGGGCCGAGCGGGCGACCGACTACCTGCTTGGCTGGACCGACGTTGATGCACAGCCACTCCGCGTCCCCGACGACGAAGGCGAGGTCGCCGTTCGCGCCTGGGTCGACGACTGGCTCGACACCGGAAGATCGCTGCTCGCCGCCATCCCCTCGCGCGTCCTCCCCGAAGGCGATATCGTGATGATGAACCCGCGCCATCCCGATGCGGTTGCGATCGCGCCGCTGAAGACGCGAGCGTTCGATTTCGACGCCTGCCTCCATCGCCCGCCCATGCTCGACACCTACCGGAGCCTCCCATGA
- the cysS gene encoding cysteine--tRNA ligase: MTDVPLKLFNSLTRELETFTPVHPGEARVYSCGPTVYNYQHIGNMRAYVFSDTLGRVLRWKGYDLTHVINITDVGHLTSDADEGEDKMEKMAAKAGKSAWDIAKFYQEDFENDLARLNITGKQHPRATEYVEAMIAWGKRIADKHCYELDSGLYFDVSTVADYGRLARAVTDEGEGRIETVEGKRNAADFAIWRKTPEGETRQMEWDSPWGRGAPGWHLECSVMGEALLGFPFDIHTGGIDHREIHHPNEIAQNQAYCCTNGLDRAENSGARIWMHNNFLVERSGKMSKSAGEFLRLQLLVDKGYHPLAYRLMCLQAHYRSELEFSWEGLGAALTRLKRMVMAVEVLKNLAEGKEREDVDNVIPDQAARELCDDLNTPRALAHLDAMLGSKTHPVTKLEAVGKFDQMLGLNLLKLTRQGLRIRPVSAEITEAEIEAELVRRKEARAAKDFATSDAIRESLAAKGVEVMDGDPLGWEWKL, from the coding sequence ATCGGCAATATGCGCGCCTACGTGTTTTCCGACACGCTCGGCCGCGTGCTGCGCTGGAAGGGCTACGATCTTACCCACGTGATCAACATCACCGACGTCGGACACCTCACCTCCGACGCGGACGAGGGCGAGGACAAGATGGAGAAGATGGCGGCCAAGGCGGGCAAGTCCGCCTGGGATATCGCCAAGTTCTACCAGGAAGACTTCGAGAACGATCTCGCCCGCCTCAACATCACCGGCAAGCAGCACCCGCGCGCAACCGAATATGTCGAGGCGATGATCGCGTGGGGCAAGCGTATCGCCGACAAGCACTGCTACGAATTGGATAGCGGGCTTTATTTCGACGTCTCGACGGTCGCCGACTACGGCCGCCTTGCGCGTGCCGTCACCGACGAGGGCGAGGGCCGGATCGAAACCGTGGAGGGCAAGCGCAATGCTGCCGACTTCGCCATCTGGCGCAAGACGCCAGAGGGCGAGACACGGCAGATGGAGTGGGACAGCCCCTGGGGCCGCGGCGCGCCGGGCTGGCATCTCGAATGCTCGGTCATGGGCGAGGCGCTGCTCGGCTTCCCCTTCGACATCCACACCGGCGGCATCGACCACCGCGAAATCCACCACCCGAACGAGATCGCGCAGAACCAGGCCTATTGCTGCACCAATGGGCTGGACCGCGCGGAAAACTCTGGCGCGCGGATCTGGATGCACAACAACTTCCTCGTCGAGCGGTCAGGCAAGATGAGCAAGAGCGCGGGCGAATTCCTGCGCCTGCAGCTGCTGGTCGACAAGGGCTACCACCCGCTCGCCTATCGTCTGATGTGCCTCCAGGCGCATTACCGCAGCGAACTGGAGTTCAGCTGGGAAGGGCTGGGTGCGGCGCTGACGCGGCTGAAGCGGATGGTGATGGCGGTGGAGGTGCTGAAAAATCTCGCCGAAGGTAAAGAGCGCGAAGACGTGGACAACGTAATTCCTGACCAAGCAGCGCGAGAATTGTGCGATGACCTCAATACTCCGCGCGCCTTGGCTCACCTTGATGCGATGCTTGGCTCTAAAACTCATCCGGTCACTAAGCTCGAAGCGGTAGGCAAATTTGATCAGATGCTTGGGCTAAATCTGCTCAAGCTTACTCGCCAAGGCCTTCGCATCCGGCCCGTCTCTGCCGAAATCACCGAAGCCGAAATCGAGGCCGAGCTTGTCCGTCGCAAGGAAGCGCGCGCGGCCAAGGATTTTGCCACCAGTGATGCCATCCGTGAAAGCCTCGCGGCCAAGGGCGTCGAGGTGATGGATGGCGACCCGCTCGGCTGGGAGTGGAAGCTCTAG